Part of the Burkholderia humptydooensis genome, CCCGGAAATCGCCGCATATCGCGATTTTCTCGGCCAGCGCGGCTTCGACGTCCATGATGGCGACGCGAGCGCGTATGCGAAGCTCGACGGCCGAGGCGACTGCATCCTGTGGTGCATCATGGGTTTTTATCGATCGCTGCCGCCTGCGCGGTTCGTGATTCACGACTACCGGTCGCTGTCGGTCGGCAGGCTCGCGGCGATCAAGGACTCGATCAAGCGCGCGCTGAACGCGAAGCCGGATCTGCGGATCTTCCAGAACGAGCGGATGCGCGACGCGATGGCGTTCCGTGACGGGACACCGTCGCTGCTGCTGCCGATGGGCGTGCCGGACTGGATCTTCGGGATCGCGAACGAACCGGCGGGCGAAGGTCCGGCCGGCCGGTTCTGCTATATCGGCGAGATGAGCCGCGAGCGAGGCTTCCACAAGGTGCTGGCCGCGTATCGCGCCGCGCCGCGCACGATGCGCGACACGCTCGTGCTCGTCGGGCAGCCGGAGCCGGAAATTCACGACGCGTTCCGGCATGTCGACGGCATCACATTCGTCGGGCGCGTGCCGCAGCGCGACGCGCTCAGGATCGTGCTGCGCTCCGACTATGCGGTCTGCTATTTCCCGTACCACCGCCCGCACTGCTTTCAGACGCCGACGAAGCTGCTCGAATACGCGGCGCTCGGCAAGAAGATCGTCTGCAACGACGCGCCGTCGAATGTCGACGCTGTGAAGGCGCTTGGCATCCGCTCGCACGTCACGGGCGCGTCGATATTCGACGAGCTGCTGCCGCTCGCGCAACTGCGCGCGGAAAGTAACGATCCCGCGCGGCTGAGGCGTCTCGGATGGACGGCCGTGATCGCGCAATCGGGCGTGCTCGCCCGTCTCGAGGCGGTTTCGTCGATGCGAGGTGCGCGATGACGATCGATGGCGTCGGCATGCGGGGACGCGATGCACGGTCGAAGGGCGATTCGAAGGTCTTCGCAAAGACCAACGCAAAGGCCGACGGCCATGCGCGAATGAAGATCGTGCAGATCCTCGAATCGAGCGCGACGGGCACGTTATCGATGGCATGCCTGATCGCGAACCGTCTTGCGCGCGACGGACACGACGTGCACGTCATTCATTCGCTTCGGCCCGACACACCCGCGGACTTTCACGCGCTGTTCGATGCGACGGTCAAGCTGCGCCACATCCAGATGAAGGGCGTGCCGCTGCTGCCGATGTTGCTCGAACTGCGACGCACGTTGATCGGCATCGGGCCGGACATCGTGCATCTGCATTCGTCGTTTGCGGGATTCCTCGGAAGAATCGCGTCGCTGTTCGCATTGCGCGATGCGGCGTTCTTCTACAGCCCGCACTGCATCTCGTTCATGCGCCGCGACGTTTCGGCGCTCAAGCGTTCGGCGTTCGTCGCGCTCGAACGGATCGCGTGCGTGAAGCGGTGTCTCTACGTCGCATGCTCGGAT contains:
- a CDS encoding glycosyltransferase codes for the protein MKVFILHPGKANYPEIAAYRDFLGQRGFDVHDGDASAYAKLDGRGDCILWCIMGFYRSLPPARFVIHDYRSLSVGRLAAIKDSIKRALNAKPDLRIFQNERMRDAMAFRDGTPSLLLPMGVPDWIFGIANEPAGEGPAGRFCYIGEMSRERGFHKVLAAYRAAPRTMRDTLVLVGQPEPEIHDAFRHVDGITFVGRVPQRDALRIVLRSDYAVCYFPYHRPHCFQTPTKLLEYAALGKKIVCNDAPSNVDAVKALGIRSHVTGASIFDELLPLAQLRAESNDPARLRRLGWTAVIAQSGVLARLEAVSSMRGAR